The following DNA comes from Ruficoccus amylovorans.
AGTACGCCATCGTGCTCGACCTGCTCGGGCGCAAGACTCAGGCCATTGAGGTGCTTCAGGATCAGCTCCGGCTGCTCACCGACCAGGAAAAGCCCGAGCAGACCGAGATCCTGTTGCTGATCGCGCTGGTGGCGGGGGAAGACTCCCAGCGGGGGCAACTCGCGCTGGAGGAGATCCTTCGCTCGGCCAGCGACAAGGAAACCGCCGCTATCGCCTTGAACATCCTCAGCCGCTCCAGTCTGCCCGAGACCAACCCGGCCGAATTCCGCCAACTGCTCGACGAACTGATTAGCCAGCCCAACCACCCGCTCAACGACGAACTGCTCCTGCTGCGCGCGCGCTTCATGCTGAACAAGGCCGAACCGGAGCCGGAACTGGCCATCCGCGACGCCGAGCAACTGATCGAGCGCTACCCCGGCTCGCCCCTGCGCATCGACGCCATCCGGCTGCTCGCCTTTCAGGCCTGGAACGCCACGCCTCCGCGCTACCGCACCGCCGCCGATTACCTGAACCAGATCCGCGAGGCGCTCCCTCCCGGTCGCGAACACCGCTACTACGGGCGGCTGGTGGCGGACAGCTTTTTCCTCAACGGCGACTATCAGGCCGCGGCCGAAGTCTATGAGGCCGTCCTCAACGAGGAGCCCCTGCCCAAGGAGCGCGGTGATCTGCTGCTTCAACTCGTTGAGTCCTTGATCCGGGAAAAGCGTTACGTGGAGGCGGGCGACGTGCTCAACAAGTCTTTTGACATCAGCGACTCGACCCCCGAGCGCCGCTGGCAGGCCGAGTGGAGTCTGGCCTCGTCCATGGCCCGGGCCGGAGAGGCCGAGGCCGCGCTCAGCCGCTTGCGCACGATCCTCGACCAGCCCGCCGCCGGGACCATCCCCCCGGCGCTTCGGCTTCGCCTGCGCTGGCTGGAGATCAAGCTCGCCAGTGACCTCAATCAGTACGAGGACATTCCCGCCATGACGGACAGCTTGCTGGCCGAGGTCGGAGCCACTCCCGCCGCCGACGTGCCTCTGGCCGACCGCGAACTGATTGCGGCCAACGCCATGTTCCTGCGCGGGCGGGCGCTTCTTCGGCTCGGGCGCAATGAGCAGGCGTTCGCCACCTACGCCAGCCTGCGGGAGAAATTCCCCACCAGCGATGCCGCCGTGCTTTCCTACCTCGAAGAAGCCCGCTACTTCGTGGCGCAGGGGATTTACAACGAGGCGCAGTTGAGCTATCGCAAGATCGCCGACGACTACCCGAACACCCCACAGGCCGCTATCGCGCTCTACGAGGGGGCTATGGCCGCCGAAGCGCAGGGGCAGGAGCGTAACTTGACCGAGGCCCTCAAGTACCTGGAGGAACTTGCCACCAAATACCCCGCGCACGAACTGGTTTTCCCGGCCCGCATCCGGCAGGGGGACATTCTGCGTAAGCTGGACGAGTTCAGCCTCGCCCAGCAGACCTACGAAAACCTTATCCAG
Coding sequences within:
- a CDS encoding tetratricopeptide repeat protein; this translates as MSLKRMWRRMLRGVPVAAGFLAVSLGAQPVETTPLLTEETPQAVAAATAHLITTGDDALRAGLPTLAERFYLRALSDNSIPENLRLEVNLKLSVALISQRKLVPAQRLLDALPEVVDDPRERLSRALLAYYAGDMSAVKGYLNKVSPKNLSLEYQPWYYLLQGLRERSEGSLSKAETNFKLALEKAVTETQRSDFEAEIFRNQIVAGEANEDMAKLLQKKVEETRGTRVGFGFARQYAIVLDLLGRKTQAIEVLQDQLRLLTDQEKPEQTEILLLIALVAGEDSQRGQLALEEILRSASDKETAAIALNILSRSSLPETNPAEFRQLLDELISQPNHPLNDELLLLRARFMLNKAEPEPELAIRDAEQLIERYPGSPLRIDAIRLLAFQAWNATPPRYRTAADYLNQIREALPPGREHRYYGRLVADSFFLNGDYQAAAEVYEAVLNEEPLPKERGDLLLQLVESLIREKRYVEAGDVLNKSFDISDSTPERRWQAEWSLASSMARAGEAEAALSRLRTILDQPAAGTIPPALRLRLRWLEIKLASDLNQYEDIPAMTDSLLAEVGATPAADVPLADRELIAANAMFLRGRALLRLGRNEQAFATYASLREKFPTSDAAVLSYLEEARYFVAQGIYNEAQLSYRKIADDYPNTPQAAIALYEGAMAAEAQGQERNLTEALKYLEELATKYPAHELVFPARIRQGDILRKLDEFSLAQQTYENLIQQFNGKRPDVYLVELYRANTLMAQAGGEPQRLIAVAADLENLFDRPDAPLDFRLEAGFAWAHCLREAGNRNLAEEALWQVITQGAPGGEVEPTLSPSGRVWLAKSLLRLADMMATDGKPRESVQALEILVRNRLPGWHLAQARLNKEGVPAN